One part of the Cellvibrionales bacterium genome encodes these proteins:
- a CDS encoding DUF3488 domain-containing protein — MSAQDNGQHFSSQLSRHALLYLLSSFVACNALLTAFLPWWLFAVAASCLVWRGLIFTGRASFPAKLLRVALVLLSGVALFLQFRFALSIDLFVTLLLLGFSLKLLELYHKPDAQLLLYLSLFVLMTVFLFTQTVGYAVLVFAAVVAVLASLVAVQSDEKVLQSTAWLPLRRGAWLFAAALPVMLFMFVVMPRLPPLWSMPLQTKQAKTGMSDSMSFGDVADLAKSSDIAFRASFSDGVPSRQSLYWYGLFLDQFDGLRWSESCKYCWQSTSDTKEKNSKPYQVVLEASGQPWIYLLWPSAINGSQMKVKPDGIVRYVKKCDGAADLLRRSFGGC; from the coding sequence ATGTCAGCTCAGGATAATGGTCAGCATTTCTCCAGTCAGTTATCGCGCCATGCGTTGTTGTATTTACTTTCCTCTTTTGTGGCATGCAATGCCTTGCTAACAGCTTTTTTGCCGTGGTGGCTGTTTGCTGTGGCGGCGAGTTGTTTGGTGTGGCGAGGATTGATTTTCACGGGTCGCGCTTCTTTTCCTGCCAAATTATTGCGTGTGGCATTGGTGCTGCTGTCTGGCGTAGCCTTGTTTTTACAATTTCGATTTGCTTTATCTATTGATCTGTTTGTCACGCTGTTGTTGTTGGGTTTTTCGCTCAAATTGTTGGAGTTGTATCACAAGCCAGACGCGCAGCTTTTGCTCTATCTATCACTGTTTGTGTTGATGACGGTTTTTTTGTTCACGCAAACGGTCGGTTATGCCGTGTTGGTTTTTGCGGCAGTGGTGGCGGTACTGGCCTCATTGGTGGCTGTTCAGAGTGATGAAAAGGTATTGCAGAGCACTGCTTGGCTGCCATTGCGGCGTGGGGCGTGGTTGTTTGCTGCTGCGCTACCTGTCATGTTGTTTATGTTTGTGGTGATGCCGCGTTTGCCGCCGTTGTGGTCGATGCCGCTGCAAACAAAACAAGCAAAAACGGGGATGAGTGACAGCATGAGTTTTGGCGATGTCGCCGATTTGGCAAAATCATCCGACATCGCTTTTCGCGCTTCTTTTTCTGACGGAGTGCCGTCAAGGCAATCACTGTATTGGTATGGTTTGTTCTTGGATCAATTTGATGGTTTGCGCTGGTCTGAATCTTGTAAGTATTGTTGGCAGTCAACATCGGATACGAAAGAAAAAAATAGCAAGCCGTATCAGGTGGTGCTAGAGGCTTCTGGGCAGCCGTGGATTTATCTCTTGTGGCCATCAGCAATAAATGGCTCACAAATGAAGGTGAAGCCAGATGGGATAGTGCGGTATGTTAAAAAATGTGACGGAGCGGCGGATTTATTACGCAGATCTTTTGGCGGCTGTTGA
- a CDS encoding copper resistance protein B, whose amino-acid sequence MRIKNMIVMLLLLVVATAQAHEHDAIFHALRLEIDAGESRENESVANWNLNGWIGGDTHKLWLKSEGTVSDHETESSEAWALYSYNAATFWDLQAGVRYDNRPASVGYFVAGATGMLPFFIDTEVHTFVSDEGDVSARLHIKRDWLLTQKFIAQPYFEMNAFAQEVKALEVGSGLSDAKLGLQLRYEITRKFAPYIAVEYERLYGDTADYANQRGEDSGDSTIKTGVRLLF is encoded by the coding sequence ATGCGCATTAAAAATATGATAGTGATGCTGTTGCTGCTTGTTGTGGCAACCGCGCAGGCGCATGAGCACGACGCAATTTTTCATGCGCTGCGTTTGGAAATAGATGCGGGCGAAAGTCGAGAGAATGAATCTGTCGCCAACTGGAATCTCAACGGCTGGATTGGTGGTGACACGCACAAGCTGTGGTTAAAAAGCGAAGGCACAGTGAGTGATCACGAAACAGAAAGCAGTGAAGCATGGGCGTTGTACAGTTATAACGCCGCTACTTTTTGGGATCTGCAAGCCGGCGTGCGCTATGACAACCGCCCAGCCAGCGTGGGATATTTTGTGGCAGGTGCGACGGGTATGCTGCCATTTTTTATCGACACTGAAGTGCATACTTTTGTCAGCGATGAAGGTGATGTCAGCGCGCGTTTGCATATAAAGCGCGATTGGCTGCTGACGCAAAAATTTATTGCACAACCATATTTTGAAATGAATGCCTTTGCACAAGAAGTGAAAGCGCTGGAAGTCGGTTCTGGTTTGTCAGACGCCAAACTGGGTTTGCAGTTGCGCTACGAGATCACGCGCAAGTTTGCGCCGTATATCGCCGTGGAATATGAGCGCTTGTACGGCGACACGGCGGATTATGCTAATCAGCGTGGTGAAGATAGCGGTGATAGCACGATCAAAACCGGTGTGCGTTTGTTGTTTTGA
- a CDS encoding multicopper oxidase domain-containing protein: MPYRRCLCLPIFRWLSFLACTLLLVNTGWAAEYQLDIRQETVNITGKPMQRITVNRQFPAPTLTWREGEEVVVRVTNHMNEPSSVHWHGLLLPGYMDGVKGFNGYPGIEPGQTFTYRFTVKQNGTYWYHAHTKGQEQDGLYGALIIHPKDHEPVHADREQVVMFSDFSAETGDEILANLKKSSDYYNTARRTVGDFFDDVRDKGWKLAWQHARDWNTMRMSPTDLSDVSGYTFLVNGKTPQQNWTGIFKVGETVRLRMINASAMSFYDVRILDTENKRLQMTVVQADGRNVESVSVDEFRFGVAETYDVLVTPTEDKAYTIVAEPIDRSGFAIATLAPREGMKGVMPEQRPRALLTMADMGPMDMSGMDHSKMTQEEMKDMAAQMRSGWAKTGAPRGDKLLSYADLRYLGKQNDVREPQREIVVTLGGNMERYIWTINGKTMQEAEPIALRYGERVKLTFVNETMMAHPMHLHGMLVQLDNGQPAGKLPDKTVVTVPPGKSYSVLVTADAEGEWAFHCHLLYHMSTGMMNKVVVATLNDEQTPAPASLPVQTKQERAHAH; this comes from the coding sequence ATGCCATATCGACGATGTTTATGTTTACCTATCTTCAGGTGGCTGAGTTTCTTGGCGTGCACACTGTTACTGGTGAACACAGGATGGGCAGCGGAATACCAGCTCGATATTCGCCAAGAAACGGTGAACATCACTGGCAAACCCATGCAGCGGATCACGGTAAACCGCCAATTTCCTGCGCCGACGCTGACTTGGCGCGAAGGTGAAGAAGTGGTGGTGCGCGTCACCAATCACATGAATGAACCGAGTTCGGTGCATTGGCACGGCCTATTGCTGCCGGGGTATATGGATGGTGTAAAGGGGTTCAACGGCTACCCTGGCATTGAACCAGGCCAGACATTTACTTATCGCTTCACCGTAAAACAAAACGGCACTTACTGGTATCACGCCCACACCAAGGGGCAGGAGCAGGATGGACTGTACGGTGCGTTAATCATTCATCCCAAAGATCACGAGCCGGTACACGCTGATCGCGAACAAGTGGTGATGTTTTCTGATTTTAGTGCGGAAACGGGCGATGAAATTCTTGCGAATCTGAAAAAATCGTCTGATTACTACAATACCGCGCGCCGCACGGTAGGTGATTTTTTTGACGATGTACGCGACAAGGGCTGGAAATTGGCGTGGCAGCATGCGCGCGATTGGAACACGATGCGGATGTCTCCAACGGATTTATCGGATGTCAGCGGTTATACCTTTTTGGTGAACGGAAAAACGCCGCAACAAAATTGGACTGGCATATTCAAAGTGGGCGAAACAGTGCGCTTGCGTATGATCAATGCTTCGGCGATGTCGTTTTACGATGTGCGTATACTCGACACAGAAAACAAGCGTTTGCAGATGACAGTCGTGCAAGCGGATGGGCGCAATGTGGAGTCGGTGTCGGTAGACGAATTTCGTTTTGGTGTGGCTGAAACTTACGATGTGTTGGTTACGCCGACAGAGGACAAAGCGTACACCATCGTGGCCGAGCCGATTGATCGCAGTGGATTTGCTATTGCAACTTTGGCGCCGCGCGAAGGCATGAAAGGTGTAATGCCAGAACAGCGTCCTCGCGCACTGTTGACGATGGCCGACATGGGACCGATGGACATGAGCGGCATGGATCACAGCAAAATGACGCAAGAAGAAATGAAAGACATGGCGGCGCAGATGCGCAGCGGCTGGGCAAAAACCGGTGCACCGCGCGGCGACAAACTGTTGTCCTACGCGGATTTGCGTTATCTCGGTAAGCAAAACGATGTGCGCGAACCGCAGCGTGAAATTGTTGTCACTTTGGGCGGCAATATGGAGCGCTATATTTGGACGATCAATGGCAAAACAATGCAAGAGGCGGAGCCCATTGCGCTGCGTTACGGGGAGCGCGTGAAACTCACTTTTGTCAACGAAACCATGATGGCGCACCCCATGCATCTACACGGTATGCTTGTGCAGTTAGACAATGGTCAGCCAGCAGGAAAATTGCCGGATAAAACCGTAGTTACTGTGCCGCCTGGTAAATCGTATTCGGTGTTGGTAACAGCCGATGCAGAGGGCGAGTGGGCATTTCACTGCCATCTGCTGTATCACATGAGTACAGGCATGATGAACAAAGTGGTCGTGGCAACGCTGAACGATGAGCAAACACCGGCACCAGCTTCGCTACCTGTACAAACGAAACAGGAGCGTGCACATGCGCATTAA
- a CDS encoding MerR family DNA-binding protein encodes MNNTSLTIGHLAKYADVGVETIRYYQKRNLLPIPTRCGSYRQYPASMVERIRFIKRAQELGFTLNEVNELLTLDDHTDKATIREIASHKIKHIQQKLDDLSRMKNTLQTLVSCCASSTTEQRCPIIDSLSTTTKKH; translated from the coding sequence ATGAACAACACATCATTAACCATCGGCCACCTTGCCAAGTACGCTGATGTCGGCGTAGAAACCATTCGCTACTACCAAAAACGCAATCTATTGCCGATACCAACGCGCTGCGGCAGCTATCGGCAATACCCTGCTTCCATGGTTGAACGCATTCGTTTTATCAAACGCGCTCAAGAATTGGGGTTCACACTCAATGAAGTTAATGAATTACTGACGCTGGATGATCACACCGACAAAGCAACCATTCGCGAAATTGCCAGTCATAAAATTAAACATATTCAACAAAAACTGGATGATTTGTCGCGCATGAAAAATACACTGCAAACACTGGTGTCGTGTTGCGCCAGCTCTACTACAGAGCAACGCTGCCCTATTATTGATTCACTGTCCACAACAACAAAAAAACATTAA
- a CDS encoding lytic murein transglycosylase, with product MSRFFLRHSVTAILLSVLCVPLQVVAEGDVGFQAWIRSFRAEALAQGVRPDIYDRAFRDVTMQDAAVLEKAHYQPEFRAEAWEYMDNRVQERSINTGREMLRQYSDVLQAIERSSGVSRFVLLAIWSMESGYGAALKKPDSLHYIPRALATLAYADPKRAKFARSQLIAALKILQRGDVSQNALLGSWAGAMGHTQFIPTSYLAYAVDGDGDGKSDIWQSVPDALATAAQLLKKNGWQSGSSWGYEVLNSNDARGNKVLALQGDKGPVFALQKNFSVVKRYNNADKYALAVLLLADRIAGKPAPQRDWVRPYTPLTMTEKEELQRLLSQKGFYSGVVDGLIGDESRKAIIRFQTSRGVAQTGYPSKEVLLALRAR from the coding sequence ATGTCGCGGTTTTTTTTACGACACAGTGTGACAGCGATATTGCTGAGTGTTTTGTGTGTTCCTTTGCAAGTGGTTGCAGAAGGTGATGTTGGATTTCAAGCGTGGATACGCAGTTTTCGCGCAGAAGCTTTAGCGCAAGGTGTTCGGCCGGATATTTATGATCGCGCGTTTCGCGATGTGACGATGCAAGACGCAGCGGTATTAGAAAAAGCGCACTACCAACCTGAGTTTCGTGCGGAAGCCTGGGAGTACATGGATAACCGCGTACAGGAGCGTTCCATCAACACTGGTCGTGAGATGTTGCGGCAATACAGCGATGTATTGCAGGCTATCGAGCGCAGCAGCGGTGTCAGTCGTTTCGTGTTGTTGGCGATTTGGTCAATGGAATCTGGTTATGGCGCTGCGCTGAAAAAGCCCGATAGTTTGCATTACATTCCGCGCGCACTGGCGACACTGGCGTATGCCGATCCTAAGCGTGCCAAATTTGCGCGTTCGCAATTGATTGCGGCGCTGAAAATTTTGCAGCGCGGTGATGTGTCACAAAACGCATTGTTGGGTTCGTGGGCAGGTGCGATGGGGCACACGCAATTTATTCCCACCAGTTATTTGGCTTATGCCGTAGATGGTGACGGCGATGGCAAAAGTGATATTTGGCAATCGGTGCCGGACGCACTGGCAACAGCGGCACAGTTGTTGAAAAAAAATGGTTGGCAGTCTGGCTCTAGTTGGGGCTATGAGGTGTTGAATTCAAATGATGCGCGAGGCAATAAAGTATTGGCCTTGCAAGGCGATAAAGGCCCTGTATTTGCGTTGCAGAAAAACTTTTCAGTAGTGAAGCGTTATAACAATGCCGACAAATACGCGCTCGCTGTGTTGTTGTTGGCTGATCGCATTGCAGGCAAGCCTGCGCCGCAGCGCGATTGGGTGCGTCCTTACACGCCTCTGACAATGACAGAAAAAGAAGAATTGCAGCGCTTGTTGTCGCAAAAAGGATTTTATTCTGGTGTGGTGGATGGGTTGATTGGCGATGAATCGCGCAAGGCAATTATTCGCTTTCAAACCAGTCGCGGCGTTGCACAAACCGGCTATCCATCGAAAGAAGTGTTGTTGGCACTGCGCGCGCGTTAA
- a CDS encoding DUF58 domain-containing protein, with translation MLRWLTVFPHSWQRRYQAWLDRRIPRCSSVQLSQRNVFIFLSRHGLHFLVLDALLWVGATNYQNNLIYALSFLLLAVLFIAILLTFSNVSGLQLRFVDAEPVFAGEVLHARIELSAKSLRQQLVFNWPEQQAVAFTVFPDKPAMLLLPHATQKRGVMRLGRLRLQSVYPLGIVRCWSWLDLAVQAMVYPVPVEADYRFCSRGNAEEGVVADRVVGGDEYFALKPYVTGEQNSRIAWKQFAAGRGLFVREYAEERGGEVMLDFSVMSDLDLELRLSKLCYCACFLHAQGRAFGLILPHQPAIAVDHGEQHLRAVLAALASFTV, from the coding sequence ATGTTGCGTTGGCTGACGGTTTTTCCCCATAGTTGGCAGCGCCGTTATCAAGCTTGGCTGGATCGTAGAATTCCACGCTGCTCATCCGTGCAGCTGAGTCAACGCAATGTATTTATCTTTTTGTCGCGTCACGGCCTGCATTTTTTAGTGCTGGACGCTCTGCTTTGGGTGGGCGCGACTAACTATCAAAACAATTTAATTTATGCGCTCAGTTTTTTACTGTTAGCCGTGTTGTTTATTGCGATTTTATTAACTTTTTCAAATGTCAGTGGCTTGCAGTTGCGTTTTGTGGATGCAGAGCCGGTTTTTGCTGGTGAAGTTTTGCATGCGCGCATTGAATTGTCGGCAAAGTCCTTGCGCCAGCAGTTGGTGTTTAATTGGCCTGAGCAGCAGGCTGTTGCTTTCACAGTTTTTCCTGATAAACCTGCGATGTTGTTACTGCCGCATGCGACGCAGAAAAGAGGGGTAATGCGGTTGGGGCGCTTGCGCCTGCAATCGGTTTATCCGCTGGGCATTGTGCGCTGTTGGAGCTGGCTGGATTTGGCGGTGCAGGCTATGGTTTATCCGGTGCCTGTGGAGGCGGATTATCGTTTTTGTAGCCGCGGTAATGCTGAAGAAGGTGTGGTGGCTGACCGAGTGGTAGGTGGCGATGAATACTTTGCGCTGAAACCCTATGTCACGGGTGAACAAAATTCGCGCATTGCATGGAAACAGTTTGCGGCGGGGCGTGGCTTATTTGTGCGCGAGTACGCCGAGGAGCGTGGCGGGGAAGTGATGCTGGATTTTTCTGTGATGAGCGATCTCGATCTTGAACTGCGTTTATCAAAACTTTGTTACTGCGCGTGTTTTTTGCACGCACAAGGGCGCGCTTTTGGTCTGATCTTGCCTCACCAGCCCGCGATTGCGGTTGATCACGGCGAGCAGCATTTGCGTGCTGTGTTAGCAGCGTTGGCGTCGTTTACGGTGTAG
- the cadA gene encoding cadmium-translocating P-type ATPase encodes MSDCCHKQTANTEQAATQVLKDPVCGMTVQPDSPLHHKHHGTTYYFCGNGCLKKFSANPQAYLGEKPPAPVEIPGAEYTCPMHPEIVQIGFGTCPKCGMALEPMMPTAEEEENPELTDFRRRFWFSLPLSLIVMVLAMSGHAVSWFAPGVQPWVELVLTAPVVLWAGLPFFVRAASSLREASPNMWTLIATGTGAAFLYSVVATVAPQVFPADFQMHGQVGVYFEAAAVIISLTLLGQMLELKARSATSAAIRALLGLAPKTARRLNTDGSEQDVPLDAVQLGDRLRVRPGEKVPVDGVVLEGRSAVDESMLTGEPLPVSKQVGDHLIGATLNTSGALVMRAEKVGAQTMLAQIVQLVAQAQRSKAPLQRMADVVAGYFVVIVVAIALLSLFAWGLLVPQQGWLYGFINAVAVLIIACPCALGLATPMSIMVATGRAAARGILFKDAAAIEHLCTVDTLIVDKTGTLTAGKPSFDVALPAEGYTAEQVLQLAASLDLGSEHPLAEALVAAAREQQLALQEPEAFLSDTGMGVTGRVAGHQLILGSVVLMAKHGVTTEQAQHTAAETLRARGASVMFLAVDGQLAGLLAVSDPIKPTTVEALHTLRAAGVRVVMATGDSTTTAKAVAQTLGIAEVHGEVSPADKLALVQKLQAEGRVVAMAGDGINDAPALAQANIGIAMGTGTDVAMHSAAVTLVKGDLRGIAEARELSVATVRNMRQNLWFALCYNALGVPLAAGLLFPLTGWLLSPMFAAVAMSLSSVSVISNALRLRRG; translated from the coding sequence ATGAGCGATTGTTGTCATAAACAGACCGCGAATACAGAACAGGCGGCAACCCAAGTATTAAAAGATCCAGTTTGCGGTATGACCGTGCAGCCGGATTCTCCACTGCATCACAAACACCACGGCACCACTTATTATTTTTGCGGCAACGGCTGCTTGAAAAAGTTTTCTGCCAATCCGCAAGCGTATCTCGGTGAAAAGCCACCGGCACCGGTTGAAATCCCTGGTGCAGAATACACCTGTCCGATGCATCCCGAAATTGTGCAAATCGGTTTTGGCACTTGCCCAAAATGCGGCATGGCCTTGGAGCCGATGATGCCGACGGCAGAAGAGGAGGAGAATCCTGAGTTAACAGATTTTCGTCGTCGCTTTTGGTTTTCGTTGCCGTTGTCGCTGATCGTGATGGTGCTGGCGATGTCCGGGCACGCCGTGAGTTGGTTTGCACCCGGCGTGCAGCCGTGGGTGGAATTGGTGCTGACGGCACCGGTGGTGCTGTGGGCGGGGTTGCCGTTTTTTGTGCGCGCCGCGAGTTCTTTGCGCGAAGCCAGCCCGAACATGTGGACGCTGATTGCCACCGGCACTGGCGCGGCATTTCTCTACAGCGTGGTCGCCACCGTCGCGCCACAGGTGTTCCCTGCGGATTTTCAAATGCACGGTCAGGTTGGTGTGTATTTCGAGGCGGCGGCCGTCATCATCTCGCTCACGCTGTTGGGGCAGATGTTGGAGCTGAAGGCACGCTCGGCGACTTCGGCGGCGATTCGTGCGCTGCTCGGTTTGGCTCCCAAAACAGCGCGCCGTTTGAATACTGATGGCAGCGAACAGGATGTGCCGCTGGATGCAGTGCAGTTGGGTGACCGCCTGCGTGTGCGCCCAGGCGAGAAAGTGCCGGTGGACGGTGTAGTGCTGGAAGGGCGCAGCGCGGTAGATGAATCCATGCTGACGGGCGAGCCGCTGCCGGTGAGCAAGCAGGTGGGCGATCATTTGATCGGCGCAACGCTGAATACTTCCGGCGCGCTAGTGATGCGTGCAGAGAAAGTGGGCGCGCAGACCATGCTGGCGCAGATCGTGCAATTGGTAGCACAAGCGCAGCGCTCCAAAGCGCCGTTGCAGCGCATGGCCGATGTGGTGGCCGGTTATTTCGTGGTGATTGTGGTGGCGATTGCACTGCTCTCGCTTTTTGCGTGGGGCTTGCTCGTCCCGCAGCAGGGCTGGTTGTACGGCTTTATCAACGCTGTGGCGGTGCTGATTATTGCCTGCCCCTGTGCTTTGGGTCTGGCGACGCCGATGTCGATCATGGTGGCGACAGGTCGTGCCGCTGCGCGCGGTATTTTGTTCAAAGATGCCGCAGCGATTGAGCATTTGTGCACGGTGGATACGCTGATCGTCGATAAAACCGGCACGCTCACCGCAGGCAAGCCGAGCTTTGATGTGGCGCTGCCAGCTGAGGGCTACACAGCGGAGCAGGTGTTGCAGTTGGCAGCGAGTTTGGATCTGGGCAGCGAACACCCGCTGGCGGAAGCCTTGGTTGCGGCGGCGCGCGAGCAGCAGCTGGCACTGCAAGAGCCAGAGGCGTTTTTGTCGGATACAGGCATGGGTGTGACGGGGCGCGTGGCAGGGCATCAGCTCATCTTGGGCAGTGTGGTATTGATGGCGAAACACGGCGTGACAACTGAACAAGCACAGCACACAGCAGCAGAAACCCTGCGCGCACGCGGTGCCAGCGTGATGTTTTTAGCGGTGGATGGGCAGTTGGCTGGACTGCTGGCGGTGTCAGACCCTATCAAACCCACCACCGTTGAAGCACTGCATACGCTGCGGGCTGCGGGTGTGCGCGTGGTGATGGCCACGGGCGACAGCACCACTACCGCCAAAGCCGTGGCACAAACTTTGGGCATTGCCGAGGTGCATGGCGAAGTGTCACCAGCAGATAAACTCGCGTTGGTACAAAAGCTGCAGGCCGAGGGGCGTGTAGTGGCGATGGCGGGTGACGGCATCAATGACGCGCCAGCATTGGCGCAGGCCAATATCGGCATTGCCATGGGTACGGGTACGGATGTGGCTATGCACAGCGCCGCTGTGACGCTGGTGAAAGGGGATTTGCGCGGCATTGCCGAAGCACGGGAGTTGTCTGTTGCCACCGTGCGCAACATGCGCCAAAACCTGTGGTTTGCGCTGTGCTACAACGCGTTGGGCGTGCCACTGGCGGCGGGCTTGTTGTTTCCGCTCACAGGCTGGCTGCTGTCACCGATGTTTGCCGCCGTTGCCATGAGTTTGAGCTCGGTCTCGGTGATTTCCAACGCGCTGCGCTTGCGGCGCGGGTAA
- the fnr gene encoding fumarate/nitrate reduction transcriptional regulator Fnr — MQKSIPASSAETVRCHHNKLTNCGDCRLNTLCLPIALNATEIDQLDEIVKRGRPLAKGEHLFRQAEPFSAVYAVRSGSFKAYATSDDGTEQVTGFYLPGEIMGLDGISNLSHCSSAVALETATVCEIPFARLEELSVQLPALQRRFFQMMGKEIARDQQMFTLLGKNSAEERIASLLLSISTRHHHRNLSAIRFRLSMSRAEMGNYMGLTVETVSRVFSRLQKQEIIKVDNREVEILNMDALKTAANAT, encoded by the coding sequence ATGCAAAAGAGCATCCCCGCCAGCTCAGCTGAAACCGTTCGCTGCCATCACAACAAGTTGACTAACTGTGGCGATTGTCGGCTCAACACGCTGTGTTTGCCCATTGCCTTGAATGCCACTGAAATTGATCAGCTGGATGAAATTGTGAAGCGAGGTCGTCCACTGGCAAAAGGCGAGCATTTGTTTCGTCAGGCAGAGCCGTTTAGCGCGGTGTACGCCGTGCGCTCTGGCAGTTTTAAAGCGTATGCCACTTCGGATGATGGTACCGAGCAGGTAACAGGATTTTATTTGCCCGGTGAAATTATGGGTTTGGATGGTATTAGTAACCTGTCGCATTGCAGCTCTGCCGTGGCGCTGGAAACAGCAACCGTTTGTGAAATCCCTTTTGCGCGATTAGAAGAGCTCAGTGTGCAGCTGCCTGCTTTGCAGCGTCGTTTCTTTCAAATGATGGGTAAAGAAATTGCACGCGATCAACAAATGTTTACGCTGCTGGGAAAAAACTCTGCTGAAGAGCGCATTGCTTCACTGTTGTTGAGTATTTCGACACGCCATCACCATCGTAATTTATCTGCCATTCGTTTTCGCTTGAGCATGTCGCGTGCAGAGATGGGTAACTACATGGGCTTGACTGTTGAAACGGTGAGCCGCGTATTTAGTCGTTTGCAGAAACAAGAAATAATTAAAGTGGATAATCGCGAAGTTGAAATATTGAATATGGATGCGCTAAAAACGGCCGCCAATGCAACTTGA
- a CDS encoding transglutaminase domain-containing protein produces the protein MLKNVTERRIYYADLLAAVDKQPLSATERVHYLALPATGNEKAKQLAAQWKKQSSNADEVVRLAFEFYRASFHYTLQPPIVTGDRIDNFLFNTRRGFCEHFAGSFVCLMRAAGIPARVAVGYMGGEVDEADGFVVVRQYDAHAWAEVWFEGRGWQRVDPTTAVAPERIEMSVADAYASSATFAGGAGGFLLRRFSLLNRMRLEFDRLDYVWSRWVLGYSDEQQLAFLQKLGLLTPWRIAMWGVGVVALAFMALCVFLYWRERGDVREHPATRQYRKLCNAYARLGVVREMSETPLHYAERVCAAGATQAKQFLVLSEEYHAWLYQAELNNAVPSPKFMAECRCLAWRLRWKFWQ, from the coding sequence ATGTTAAAAAATGTGACGGAGCGGCGGATTTATTACGCAGATCTTTTGGCGGCTGTTGATAAGCAGCCGTTAAGTGCTACAGAGCGCGTACATTATCTTGCATTGCCAGCAACTGGCAATGAAAAAGCCAAACAGTTAGCTGCGCAGTGGAAAAAGCAATCTTCAAATGCAGATGAGGTTGTGCGGCTCGCGTTTGAATTTTATCGGGCATCATTTCATTACACCTTGCAGCCACCGATAGTAACTGGTGATCGAATTGATAATTTTCTTTTCAATACGCGTAGAGGTTTTTGTGAGCATTTCGCAGGCAGTTTTGTTTGTTTGATGCGTGCTGCCGGCATACCTGCGCGTGTCGCCGTGGGTTATATGGGCGGTGAGGTAGATGAGGCAGATGGTTTTGTGGTGGTGCGCCAATACGATGCTCACGCATGGGCAGAAGTTTGGTTTGAGGGACGCGGTTGGCAGCGGGTAGATCCAACTACGGCGGTTGCGCCAGAACGAATTGAAATGAGTGTTGCGGATGCTTATGCGTCGAGTGCAACATTTGCCGGTGGAGCGGGTGGTTTTTTGCTGCGGCGGTTTTCGCTGTTGAATCGTATGCGCTTGGAGTTTGATCGCTTGGATTATGTGTGGTCGCGCTGGGTATTGGGTTATAGCGATGAACAGCAGTTGGCGTTTTTGCAAAAATTGGGATTACTGACACCGTGGCGCATTGCGATGTGGGGTGTCGGTGTTGTTGCGCTGGCGTTTATGGCCTTGTGTGTCTTCCTGTATTGGCGCGAACGAGGTGATGTGCGAGAGCATCCAGCAACGCGGCAGTACCGCAAACTGTGTAATGCATATGCGCGTTTAGGTGTTGTGCGAGAAATGTCCGAAACGCCGCTGCATTATGCCGAGCGTGTTTGTGCGGCTGGGGCAACACAAGCGAAACAGTTTTTGGTCTTGTCTGAAGAATATCATGCTTGGTTGTACCAAGCTGAGCTAAATAATGCTGTGCCGTCACCCAAATTTATGGCCGAATGTCGGTGCTTGGCGTGGCGGTTGCGGTGGAAATTTTGGCAATAA